From Domibacillus sp. DTU_2020_1001157_1_SI_ALB_TIR_016, a single genomic window includes:
- a CDS encoding bifunctional 2',3'-cyclic-nucleotide 2'-phosphodiesterase/3'-nucleotidase: MKKAWTVGTVIAAGLFVPQMAQAAEDTVKLRIVETSDLHSNVMNYDYYKDSATNAYGLAKAAALIKQVRGEADNSMLFDNGDLIQGSPLGDYVYNNGLMKEGYIHPVYKAMNQLGYDAATIGNHEFNYGLEYMDTALNGAAFPYVNANVYDTEGNPYFTPFKIIEKEVKDTDGEVHTIKVGVTGFVPQDIMKWDAKHLEGKLVVEDIVNSAQKVVPQMKEAGADVIVVLSHSGIAEYDQNGAMKEYTEGIENASYYLTKIPGVDAVLTGHQHLSFPNAAKPSFPDGNGIDNTNGTINGVPMVMPGSWGNNIGLIDLQVQKVNGKWDVTSGTGSLKPITSGNVTVEADAAVAASVQTEHEATIKYMETPVGELKGDLNTYFGLVRDNAAMEILNRAQTWYVEDTLKGTQYENLPVLSAAAPFKAGRGGVEDYTDVQAGTLVLKNIADLYLYDNNVVNAVKVNGATLKEWLEWSAGQFNTIDPAKEDGQALINPDFPTYNFDVIDGVTYEIDVTSLPKYDKGQNVINASANRIKNLKFNGKPVTDGMEFIVATNDYRAAGSKLMNPGGVNTVLKAPDSNRQAVMNYVKEFKEIDAAVDNNWTFAKTKAKATFTSNPKAEALAKETDNITYTGKTDEKGFGIFELDLNKGTAGAPSFADVPADHWAAEYIAALAEAGIIKGKTDATFDPEGDVTRGQFASMLVRTMKWTAQKETPFVDVKGRLKQDITAAFEAGVVKGTTAKTFEPAKSISRAEMAAMLVRAYEKKHGAVKVTGSMPFTDVGQYRTSIQQSIQKAYQLGLMEGTGKIFKPGDTATRAEAAKVLYLLGQK, translated from the coding sequence ATGAAAAAAGCGTGGACAGTAGGAACCGTTATTGCAGCAGGATTATTTGTGCCGCAGATGGCACAGGCAGCCGAAGATACTGTAAAGCTGCGTATTGTAGAAACATCCGATCTTCATTCTAATGTAATGAACTATGATTACTATAAGGATTCGGCGACAAACGCCTACGGGCTTGCTAAAGCGGCTGCCTTAATCAAACAGGTGCGCGGGGAAGCAGACAACAGCATGCTTTTTGACAACGGTGATTTAATTCAAGGAAGTCCACTTGGTGATTACGTTTATAACAATGGATTAATGAAGGAAGGCTATATTCACCCGGTATACAAAGCGATGAATCAACTGGGCTACGATGCAGCAACAATCGGCAACCATGAATTCAACTACGGGCTTGAGTATATGGATACAGCGCTTAACGGAGCAGCGTTTCCATACGTAAATGCGAACGTTTATGACACGGAAGGAAATCCGTATTTTACACCGTTTAAAATCATTGAAAAAGAAGTAAAAGATACAGACGGAGAAGTACATACAATTAAAGTCGGCGTTACCGGCTTTGTGCCCCAGGATATTATGAAATGGGATGCCAAGCACCTAGAAGGAAAATTGGTGGTGGAAGACATTGTAAATTCCGCTCAAAAGGTGGTGCCGCAAATGAAGGAAGCGGGGGCGGATGTAATCGTGGTTCTTTCGCATTCCGGCATTGCCGAGTATGACCAGAACGGCGCCATGAAAGAGTATACAGAAGGTATTGAAAACGCCTCTTATTATTTAACGAAAATTCCAGGTGTGGATGCTGTTTTAACAGGCCACCAGCATTTGAGCTTTCCGAATGCGGCTAAGCCATCTTTTCCAGATGGAAACGGTATCGACAATACAAATGGGACCATTAATGGTGTTCCAATGGTTATGCCTGGCTCATGGGGCAATAACATTGGGCTGATTGATCTCCAGGTTCAAAAAGTGAACGGAAAATGGGATGTAACAAGCGGAACCGGTTCTCTTAAGCCGATTACATCCGGTAATGTGACTGTAGAAGCGGATGCCGCTGTTGCAGCATCTGTTCAAACCGAGCACGAAGCGACGATTAAGTATATGGAAACACCGGTAGGAGAGCTCAAAGGAGATTTAAATACGTATTTTGGCCTTGTGCGGGATAATGCGGCAATGGAAATTTTAAACCGGGCACAAACATGGTATGTAGAAGATACACTGAAAGGTACGCAATATGAGAACCTTCCTGTTCTTTCAGCAGCGGCACCATTTAAAGCAGGACGCGGCGGCGTAGAAGATTATACGGATGTCCAGGCGGGCACGCTCGTGCTGAAAAACATTGCAGATTTGTACCTATACGACAACAACGTTGTCAATGCCGTTAAAGTGAACGGTGCCACTTTGAAAGAATGGCTTGAGTGGTCAGCGGGGCAGTTTAACACGATCGATCCGGCAAAAGAAGATGGACAAGCACTGATTAACCCGGATTTCCCAACCTACAACTTTGACGTGATCGACGGCGTTACCTATGAGATCGATGTGACATCCCTGCCGAAATACGACAAAGGACAAAATGTGATCAACGCATCGGCAAACCGGATTAAAAACTTGAAATTTAATGGAAAACCGGTAACAGATGGGATGGAGTTTATCGTAGCCACCAATGATTATCGGGCAGCAGGCAGCAAGCTGATGAACCCAGGCGGCGTAAACACGGTATTAAAAGCACCGGATTCCAACCGCCAGGCGGTAATGAATTATGTAAAGGAATTCAAAGAAATTGACGCAGCAGTAGACAACAACTGGACGTTTGCCAAAACAAAAGCGAAAGCAACGTTCACCTCTAATCCAAAAGCAGAAGCGCTTGCCAAAGAAACGGATAACATTACGTATACGGGCAAAACCGATGAAAAAGGATTTGGCATTTTTGAGCTTGACTTAAACAAGGGCACAGCAGGTGCGCCGTCCTTTGCAGACGTGCCAGCGGATCACTGGGCAGCTGAGTATATCGCGGCACTCGCTGAAGCAGGCATTATTAAAGGCAAAACCGATGCAACATTCGATCCTGAAGGCGATGTGACACGCGGCCAGTTTGCGAGCATGCTCGTCCGTACCATGAAATGGACGGCCCAAAAAGAAACACCATTTGTCGATGTAAAGGGCCGGCTGAAGCAGGATATTACGGCTGCATTCGAAGCAGGCGTTGTAAAGGGCACAACAGCTAAAACGTTTGAACCGGCTAAATCGATCAGCCGTGCCGAGATGGCAGCGATGCTTGTGCGCGCTTATGAAAAAAAACACGGAGCAGTTAAAGTAACGGGCTCTATGCCGTTTACCGATGTGGGCCAATACCGCACATCTATTCAACAATCCATCCAGAAAGCGTATCAGCTCGGCTTGATGGAGGGAACAGGCAAAATATTTAAGCCGGGCGACACGGCGACACGGGCCGAGGCGGCAAAAGTGCTTTATTTGCTCGGCCAAAAATAA
- a CDS encoding 3-methyladenine DNA glycosylase produces the protein MTEENKQSNDSIEQQRKKERGEDIEPQRAQDKKEKRPEDKNPDDFE, from the coding sequence ATGACAGAAGAAAACAAACAGTCCAATGACTCAATAGAGCAGCAACGAAAGAAAGAGCGCGGTGAAGATATCGAACCGCAGCGCGCACAGGATAAAAAGGAAAAGCGCCCTGAAGATAAAAACCCTGACGATTTCGAATAA
- a CDS encoding fatty acid desaturase, which yields MSKEHTKILRKQVAPYEKSDTHKSIFQLINTIGPFLLVWFLAYQSLQISYWLTLGLSVIGAGFITRIFIIFHDCCHHSFFKNRKLNRVVGTITGVLTFFPYDQWQHSHNVHHATSSNLDKRGTGDMWMLTVNEYYEAPLKTRIAYRLYRNPFIMFVIGPIWVFLITNRFNVKGARKKERMNTYLTNVLLLLGVALMCWLVGWQAFLLVHGPMFWIAGAMGVWLFYVQHTFEDSYFEEDEHWSYVKAAVEGSSFYKLPKPLQWITGNIGFHHVHHLSPRVPNYQLEAAHSNSEPLQSVPTITLWTSIQSVKFRLWDEEQDKFVTFKQAKKTYGSLDKRSAIQ from the coding sequence ATGAGCAAAGAACATACAAAAATTTTACGAAAACAAGTAGCTCCCTATGAAAAATCTGATACGCATAAAAGCATCTTTCAATTAATCAATACAATTGGCCCGTTTTTGCTGGTCTGGTTTCTGGCATACCAAAGCCTGCAAATTTCCTACTGGCTGACACTCGGGTTATCGGTAATCGGTGCCGGGTTTATTACACGCATCTTTATTATTTTTCACGATTGCTGCCACCACTCCTTTTTTAAGAACCGCAAGCTGAACCGGGTAGTAGGCACGATCACAGGTGTTTTAACGTTTTTCCCGTATGACCAGTGGCAGCACAGCCATAATGTCCACCACGCAACAAGCTCAAATCTTGACAAGCGCGGTACAGGGGACATGTGGATGCTGACGGTTAATGAATATTATGAAGCGCCATTGAAAACACGTATTGCATACCGTTTATATCGCAATCCGTTTATCATGTTCGTTATTGGTCCAATATGGGTGTTCTTGATCACCAACCGTTTTAACGTGAAAGGCGCCCGCAAAAAAGAGCGCATGAACACATACTTAACGAATGTGCTTCTTCTTCTTGGCGTCGCTCTTATGTGCTGGCTCGTCGGCTGGCAGGCGTTTCTCCTTGTACACGGCCCGATGTTCTGGATCGCCGGGGCGATGGGTGTATGGCTGTTTTATGTGCAGCATACCTTTGAGGATTCGTACTTTGAAGAAGATGAACATTGGAGCTACGTAAAAGCAGCAGTAGAAGGAAGCTCGTTTTACAAACTGCCAAAGCCGCTTCAATGGATTACTGGTAATATTGGCTTTCACCATGTGCATCATTTAAGCCCGCGCGTGCCAAATTATCAGCTTGAAGCAGCGCACTCAAATTCCGAACCGCTTCAAAGTGTTCCGACTATCACACTCTGGACCAGTATCCAGTCTGTAAAGTTTCGCCTTTGGGATGAGGAACAGGATAAATTCGTTACATTTAAACAAGCTAAAAAAACATATGGCTCACTTGATAAACGAAGTGCCATTCAGTAG
- a CDS encoding TRM11 family SAM-dependent methyltransferase — protein MERRINVNEFIYTVNYSEEDEELAEMELRAFFGSSASGPVVKSSVDLDVNRSPFIREKVEVLLEADSVADIVQKAGSIDIGSETFKAIFVKTNDLPPEKKVEYQERLEIERAIGWEIIGEADLKNPDHLFGLVACGGRWYLGRYEKNKRVWMKHIQKPREYSTALSARDARVMANIAVPEPEGIRAVDPCCGIGTVLVEALSMGMDIEGRDINPLVVGGSRENLAYFGLEGCVTLGPIEEVEEHYDVAIIDMPYNLYTHATPDELQSILTHARRIADRLVVVSIDPIEEMVEKAGFAIQDRCIARKSTFSRRILSCS, from the coding sequence ATAGAAAGAAGGATCAATGTGAACGAATTTATTTATACAGTGAATTATAGTGAGGAAGACGAAGAACTGGCTGAAATGGAGCTGCGTGCTTTTTTCGGTTCGTCTGCCTCCGGACCGGTAGTGAAAAGCAGTGTCGATCTGGACGTGAATCGAAGCCCGTTTATACGGGAAAAAGTAGAAGTGCTTCTTGAGGCGGATTCGGTGGCTGACATCGTTCAAAAAGCCGGCAGCATCGATATAGGAAGTGAAACATTTAAAGCGATTTTTGTGAAAACGAACGACCTGCCACCTGAAAAAAAAGTAGAATATCAGGAACGGCTGGAAATTGAACGGGCTATTGGCTGGGAAATTATTGGGGAAGCGGACTTGAAAAATCCGGATCACCTTTTTGGCCTTGTGGCTTGCGGCGGACGCTGGTATCTGGGGCGTTATGAGAAAAACAAGCGTGTATGGATGAAACATATTCAAAAGCCGCGTGAATATTCAACAGCGCTCAGTGCCCGAGATGCCCGGGTCATGGCGAATATTGCTGTACCAGAGCCAGAAGGCATTCGGGCTGTCGATCCATGCTGCGGGATCGGGACTGTTTTAGTGGAAGCTTTATCAATGGGGATGGACATTGAGGGGCGCGATATCAATCCGCTTGTTGTTGGAGGCTCGCGTGAAAACCTGGCTTACTTTGGCCTCGAAGGCTGTGTCACACTCGGACCGATTGAAGAAGTAGAAGAGCATTATGATGTAGCGATTATTGATATGCCATATAATCTGTATACACATGCAACACCTGATGAGCTGCAGTCCATTTTAACGCATGCACGGCGCATTGCCGACAGGCTCGTTGTCGTATCGATTGATCCGATTGAAGAAATGGTTGAGAAAGCAGGTTTTGCTATTCAAGACCGCTGCATTGCAAGAAAAAGTACTTTTTCCAGACGCATTCTCTCCTGTTCATAA
- a CDS encoding TetR/AcrR family transcriptional regulator, with the protein MPKIVDHEKRKKQIAEATWTIIVKKGIEGATVRAIAAEAGISLGSLRHYFSSQEELLLYAMDLVKERVSIRINRLLQSKDSPQQISIRILLELIPYDAESQTEMSVWFHFVMNSLPHAQKEEDGIREGIERIMTGLFEGGLLKKEVDVNLEIERLYALVDGLALHAMLHPKRLSKEKIKKVIVHHMNTLFHQPVEEANI; encoded by the coding sequence ATGCCAAAAATCGTCGATCATGAAAAGCGAAAAAAACAAATTGCCGAAGCAACCTGGACTATTATTGTAAAAAAGGGAATAGAAGGGGCGACCGTTCGTGCCATTGCTGCTGAAGCCGGCATTTCTCTCGGCTCGCTCCGTCATTATTTTTCCTCCCAGGAGGAACTGCTCCTATACGCGATGGATCTCGTTAAAGAGCGGGTATCTATCCGGATTAACCGCCTTTTACAATCAAAGGATTCTCCACAACAAATTAGTATTCGCATCTTGCTTGAGCTTATTCCATACGATGCTGAAAGCCAGACAGAGATGTCTGTCTGGTTTCACTTTGTTATGAACAGCCTGCCGCATGCCCAAAAAGAGGAGGATGGCATACGTGAAGGGATCGAGCGGATTATGACTGGACTATTCGAGGGCGGATTGCTGAAAAAAGAAGTGGATGTAAATCTGGAAATCGAACGGCTTTATGCTCTAGTGGACGGTCTTGCTCTTCATGCAATGCTTCACCCTAAGCGGCTGTCAAAGGAGAAAATAAAAAAGGTGATTGTTCATCATATGAACACATTATTTCACCAGCCCGTCGAAGAAGCAAACATATAA
- a CDS encoding exonuclease domain-containing protein — MKNFTALDFETANASRSSVCSIGLAKVVDGEIKKTYYSLVNPKERFDSRNIAVHGIRPENVEDAPSFSDIFDEVMTFIGEDPIVAHFAQFDISVLRSTAQKHGLSLPNNPYFCSCMLAKSMLKLPSNKLNVVAGHFNFTFNHHNALEDAVACAVVVNGMMERHASLAAFLQEAQYGFGYIHGESFRKKKPDKPAPVQKPKADAGVHPFAQKAISFTGTLTSMKRQEAIHIVQSLGASIHPTVKKNTDYLIVGESDAKKYRDGQLSAQIQRAKNWQSKGGAIKLVSEQKFFKAIRL; from the coding sequence GTGAAAAATTTCACTGCACTTGATTTCGAGACGGCGAACGCCAGCCGAAGCAGTGTTTGTTCGATTGGGCTGGCAAAAGTAGTCGATGGAGAAATCAAAAAAACATACTATTCGCTTGTTAATCCGAAAGAGCGGTTTGACAGCCGGAATATCGCCGTGCACGGCATCCGGCCGGAAAATGTAGAGGACGCGCCCTCGTTTAGCGATATTTTCGATGAAGTAATGACTTTTATCGGAGAGGATCCAATTGTGGCTCACTTTGCCCAATTCGACATTAGCGTCCTGCGCAGCACAGCTCAAAAACATGGGCTGTCCCTGCCGAATAATCCATATTTCTGTTCCTGTATGCTGGCAAAATCTATGTTAAAGCTGCCTTCTAACAAATTGAATGTGGTAGCCGGCCACTTTAACTTTACATTCAATCATCATAATGCGCTGGAAGATGCCGTTGCCTGTGCAGTCGTGGTAAACGGTATGATGGAACGCCACGCTTCGCTTGCTGCCTTTCTCCAGGAAGCGCAGTATGGATTCGGCTATATTCACGGCGAGTCTTTTCGCAAAAAGAAGCCGGACAAGCCGGCTCCAGTTCAAAAGCCAAAAGCAGATGCGGGCGTACATCCTTTTGCGCAAAAAGCCATTTCATTTACTGGCACGCTTACGTCTATGAAACGGCAGGAAGCCATCCATATTGTCCAAAGCCTTGGTGCCAGCATTCATCCTACCGTTAAAAAAAACACTGATTATTTAATCGTCGGTGAATCTGATGCGAAAAAATACCGAGACGGACAGCTTTCCGCCCAAATTCAAAGGGCAAAAAACTGGCAGTCAAAAGGCGGAGCCATCAAGCTCGTTTCTGAGCAAAAATTTTTCAAAGCAATACGTTTATAA